TTTGGTCGGCCCAGTAGCCGGGCACGTTCATCGTCGCCCACCCTGCCGCCTCATAGCTAGGTGCGTACCACGGCTGCTGACCGGGCGCTTCGCCCTGGTCGGTTTGGTGCAAGCGCTGAGACCAAGCCCGGGAGGCGGCTTGCTCACGTTGCTGCGTGCTAGCTACCAAGGTGCTGTCTTTGTACTTCTCCCCTGCCTGCTGATAAGTCGGAAACTGTTTCAGTGCCTCGGCGCTCAGCCAAGCTTCAGCAGGCGAGCCGCCAACGGCATCTTTTATCAGTCCAATCGGTACTTGATACTTGGCATATAAGTCTTTGGCAAAGAAGTACGCCACAGCTGAAAATTCGCCAATACTTTGCGGGCTGACAGCGACCCAGCTACCACCCGTTAGGTCAGTTTTAGGCCCGTTGAAAGCGTAGCGCATGGGCGCGTTGAACTGCCGAATGCGCGCATTGCTGGCCGTTTCTACTTCTTCAGGGTACTTGTCGCGCACCCGGCTCATGGTGGTCTCCATGTTCGACTGACCCGAGCACAACCACACGTCACCAACCAATATATCACGTAGCGTCAGCTGGTTGCTGGCCGTAAGGGTCATATCAAAGGGGCCACCTGCCTTCAAGGCCGGTAGACTCACGCGCCACTCACCGACGGGGCTAGCCGTCGCACGGTACGTTTCTCCCTGAAAGCTAACTGCCACCTTTTCGCCTCCTGCGGCCCAGCCCCAGATGGTGACGGGCTTATCGCGCTGCAACACCATGCCGTTGCTCACCAACCGAGGCAGACGGACTTGACCCCGTGCGGATGGCAGCGTTAGCACAAACCCAGACGCAAAGAGAAATAAGCCCTTGAACAATACGTTCATATGTAAATAACCTAGGGTAAGTGAAGCGGCAAAAAAGACGCATGTCCTCTCTTGCTGCTTTTGATTGTAGATGACCTAGAAAGCTAGGTAAGAAGCTACTTCTTGGTGGAAGCGCCCCTTACCTAGCTTTTTTGCGCAAGGCAATGATTTAGTAACCAGCATTCTGTGTAACATCACCGCTCATTTGCCCACTCGTACGGTCGATTCCTGCTGCAGAACGGGGGCGTAACACGTGAAACAGCTGGACGTTTTTAGCCGCATCCGAGTCATAGCTCCCGATGTAATCGAGAGTAGACAATGGTTTTGACGCCACAAAAGCGGGCACGTACTTCTTCACCCGCTCCATCAGCTTGCCGGTACGTATTAAGTGGCGCTTACTTTTTCATTCGGGCAACCAATGCATCAAAGAGAAAAGGAGTGAAAGGATTGGCTGCCCACTACGAGTAGCCAATCCTTTCCCTTTCATCAGGCTATTAGTAGCCTGGGTTCTGATAAGCAGCTTTTACATCAGCTGGTACGTCCAGTGCATCAAGCTGGGCCTGCGGAATGGGACGCAGGTAATGATACGGCTGAATGGTACGCGTAACGGTAGTAGGCGTGTGGTCGCCGAAGTTATTGCCGCCAATACGGTAGGTTCCAGCCAGCTCGTTCCATTTCTGGGTGCGCACCAAATCATACCAGCGGTATCCTTCGCCGTAGTACTCACGCGAGCGTTCTGCCAAGATATAGTTGATGTCTATCGTAGCCGGAGTGGCCGCCACCATAGCCGCGCTGTTATCCTGCACCTTGGCTGCGTTGCTACTGTTGTCAAAGCGCCATTTGCCGGCCCGGGCCCGAATAACGTTAATCAATTCACGTGCGCTTTTGCCTGCTTTGGTGGTTGCTCCTTTTACGGCTGCTTCCGCCGCTACAAAGTATAGCTCAGAGAATTTGGCGACGTAGTACGGGCGTGTGCTGCCAGCATTGGGAGAACCTAAGCCCGTACCGTTATCCGTACGGTAAGGGCCAAGCTTCCACAGACCTGGATAGGCAATTCGGCTGATGCCATTCGGCCCAACTACCCAATCCGCTCTGCCGGGCAGCACGCCTGCGCCTACGCCACTTGCGCCTGCTCCGCTAGGATAGGTAATGGCAGTAGCCGGCTCTGAGTTCAGGAACGTCAGGATAGGATCACCCATGCTAACTGGCAGGTTATTGGCGTTGTACAAAGTCGTCTCCGGAACGCCTGTTCCTCTAAGCCAGTTGCCGCGGTACACCGTGGTAAAGGTACCATCGTAGCGAGAATCGTTGGTTTTGTCGGCAAACGTATTCATAATGGCGCCAATGGTAGGAGCCATACGTACCCAAGGGCGACCCAATGGCTGCACTGCTTCCCGCTGCACGGAAGAAGCATTACCTGTTCCGCTAGCTCCTGCTGTTTTGAAGCTTCTGATAGAGGGGTAGTTCCAGGTCAGCATCCAGCTGGCGAAGTTATCAGGGGCGCCGGCACTACCATTACTCAAGTCACCTGCGTTATACAACTGGCTGGATTCGGTATGGTCAGCGTACAACATCGTTTCCGCGTTGCGGTCATTCGTCCCCACGTTCACATCGTAGTACGTTGGTTGCAAGCGGTACTGGCCCGGATTGTCGATACCATCAGCTGCTAGGTCATACGCCTTTTGATAATACCATTGAGCGTTGTGGCCATCAGGATCTGTGCGTTGAGCCTCTGGATAGGTCGGAATGTTATTCGGGTTTTCAAGCCACCAAGCATAGGTTAGGTAGGCTTTTGCCAGATACAAGCGGGCAAGCGTTTTGGTGACACCACCAATAACACGCGGAGTCGCCGGCAAGTCGTTGATTGCGATTAGCAGATCCGGAAAAACGGCTTTGGTATACACTTCGGGTACTGTGTTGCGTACCGAAGTTCTAATCGGGGTGGTATTGAACTGCAGTTCACCTGAGCCTAAATCCAGCGGCACGCCCCCAAAGGTTTGAACCAGCAAGAAGTAGTCGAAGGCTCGGAAGAACCGTGCTTCAGCAACTAAGGCCGGCGAAACGGTACCCACGGCGGAGGCATTTTTAATAACGCCACTAGCCGTATTGATGTTGGGGAACGCCGCAAACCACACCCTGTCGGCGCGGCTGTTATTGCCGTTAAACGCCGCTCTGCCTGAGAGGTCCGCGGCCAGGAAGTTCTCGTCGGCGCTTTGGCCATAGGTTACTTCGTCTGTCCCGGTTTCGGTGACGTTATAATAGTAAGCCTCTCCGTAGATGTAGCGCAGGTGAGCATACATAGATGTCAACCCTCCGCTAACACCTCTTTCGGTTTGAAAAAAGCCTGGCTCGTAAAAACTTCTGGGCTGCTCCTCTAGCAGATCTGTGCAGCCAGGCGCAGCTAGCGAGATTACCGCCGCCCCAATTAAAAAGGTTATGTTAGAACGTTTCATGTCTGATTTCCTTAGAAGGTAAGGGTAAGGCCTGCGAGATAAGTGCGGGTGGCCGGGGCATTAGTTCCCAGCGTTAGGATGCGGCTGAGGTTGGCGCCATATGCTACGGCCGCATTCTCGTTGCCGCGCGAGTTGGTTTCCGGATCCATGCCCGACTCTTTCTTGTAAGGCGAGAAGAACACGAACGGGTTCTGGGCCGTCGCGTAGAGACGCATTCTGCTCACGCCCTTACTTTTCAGCCACGTGATATTGTCGAAGTTATAGCCGAGTGTGATGGTGCGTATCTTCATATAAGAAGCATCAAAGTACCCAAGCGTGCTGCCATACTTCGGATTGTCGCTGCTTCTGGGACCAGCTGGATTAGGATATTTGGCATCCGTGTTAGTAGGAGTCCAGTAATCCACCTTCACGTTGTTGCGACGACCGCTCAGCATGTTGAGATAGCCGGCCGAGCCGTAGATGGTGCTGTTGAGCAAGCCGCCGTTTTGGAAGATACCTACTACGCTCAGATCAAAGCCTTTATACGCAACCCGGGTATTGAATCCGCCTTGAAATTTGGGGTTGGTATCTAGAATTTGCCGGTCTGCTGCGCCAATGGCTCGGGTAGGGGTACCATCTGCATTGTAGTCGCCAGTGTATTTCACCTTGATCATACCTGGGGCTCCGCCGGGCTCTAGAATGTTCAGGTACTGGTCTCCTTCTTGCCAGAGCCCGATTTTCTCGTAGTCAAAAACTACGTTGATCGGTTTTCCAACG
This Hymenobacter sp. GOD-10R DNA region includes the following protein-coding sequences:
- a CDS encoding RagB/SusD family nutrient uptake outer membrane protein, with protein sequence MYAHLRYIYGEAYYYNVTETGTDEVTYGQSADENFLAADLSGRAAFNGNNSRADRVWFAAFPNINTASGVIKNASAVGTVSPALVAEARFFRAFDYFLLVQTFGGVPLDLGSGELQFNTTPIRTSVRNTVPEVYTKAVFPDLLIAINDLPATPRVIGGVTKTLARLYLAKAYLTYAWWLENPNNIPTYPEAQRTDPDGHNAQWYYQKAYDLAADGIDNPGQYRLQPTYYDVNVGTNDRNAETMLYADHTESSQLYNAGDLSNGSAGAPDNFASWMLTWNYPSIRSFKTAGASGTGNASSVQREAVQPLGRPWVRMAPTIGAIMNTFADKTNDSRYDGTFTTVYRGNWLRGTGVPETTLYNANNLPVSMGDPILTFLNSEPATAITYPSGAGASGVGAGVLPGRADWVVGPNGISRIAYPGLWKLGPYRTDNGTGLGSPNAGSTRPYYVAKFSELYFVAAEAAVKGATTKAGKSARELINVIRARAGKWRFDNSSNAAKVQDNSAAMVAATPATIDINYILAERSREYYGEGYRWYDLVRTQKWNELAGTYRIGGNNFGDHTPTTVTRTIQPYHYLRPIPQAQLDALDVPADVKAAYQNPGY